Genomic window (Mycosarcoma maydis chromosome 5, whole genome shotgun sequence):
CTCAaggccaagtcgagcgccGTCACTGGCCTCACCAAGGGTATTGAGGGTCTGttcaagaagaacaaggTCGACTACCTCAAAGGTGCCGGTAGCTTCAGCAGCcccaccaccatcaaggTCGCTCTCAACGATGGCGGTGAGACCGAGATTGAGGCCAAGaacatcatcatcgctaCCGGTTCCGAGGTCACCCCCTTCCCCGGtatcgagatcgacgagaagcaGATCGTCTCGTCCACcggcgcgctcgagctgcaaaagGTGCCCGAGAAGATGATTGTCATCGGTGCCGGTGTCATCGGTCTCGAAATGGGCAGTGTATGGAGCCGACTCGGTGCCAAGGTTGAGGTAGTCGAGTTCCTCTCGACCGTCGGCGGTGCCGGTATCGACGGCGAGATTGCCAAGAACTTCAAGAAGACGCTTGAGAAGCAGGGTCTCAAGTTCCGATTGGGCACCAAAGTCATTGACGCTGAGAAGAAGGACGGCAAGGTCTACCTCAACGTCGAGGATGCCAAGAGTGGTGACAAgacgcagctcgacgccgatgtGGTTCTGGTTGCCATTGGCCGACGCCCCGTGACCAGCGGCCTCAATCTGGAAGCTGTTGGAATCGAGAAGGACGAGCGTGGACGCATTATTGTCGACGACCAGTACAACACCACCTGCAAGGGGGTCAAATGTATCGGCGACGCCACCTTCGGACCCATGCTTGCGCACaaggccgaggaggagggtATCGCGGCCGTCGAGATAATCAAGTCGGGCCACGGCCATGTCAACTACGCCGCCATTCCTGCGGTCGTCTACACGCACCCCGAGGTAGCTTGGGTTGGTAAgaacgaggaggagcttAAAAAGGAGGGCGTCGAGTACAAGGTGGGCAAATTCCCCTTCCTTGCCAACTCGCGTGCCAAAACCAACGCCGACTCGGACGGAACGGTCAAGTTCCTCGTCGAGAAGGAGACTGACAAAGTGCTAGGTGTGCACATCATTGGCCCCAATGCCGGTGAGATGATCGCCTCGGCGGTACTTGCCATCGAGTACCAGGCATCGGCAGAGGACATTGCTCGAACTTGCCACGCTCACCCTACGCTTTCGGAAGCCTTCAAGGAGGCTGCCATGGCCTCATACTCCAAGGCCATCCACTTCTGAGCTCACTCGCCACTCGTTGAGGATCTATCCCATGACATGAAGGTGtctctgctttgctgccaCCCTGTGTGCAGTTACGCGTGTACTGTATAGATCGATGGCTCGTTCCGTCGTAAAACCCATCAAGATTCATTTCCCTTGGCAAAACGCCATGTGTGACTGTGCTGGTTAAATCGTCAGACTGTGAGACACTGTTGTCTCTGTGgccaagcaccaagtgGATGTGAACATAACGGAGCCAGTGAGTTCTCACTTGTTCCAGGTAGGGGCAAATTTCGATGATTGAATTGAGCAAGCCATGCCGGCCAGCCTCTGTGGGTACGTTGTTGTCTGTCAGGGTAAATATCCGACATGCACAACAGAATCGTGGATTAACTAGCTAGTTAactagtcacgagtgtgggCGGACAGGTTTGACTGAGTTTCATTTACAAGGCTTGTACAACCAACCAAATCTGAATCAATGAATGGCGCCTTGGCAGCACGACAACGCTGCtggcagtcacgagtctcactcgtgactcacgattATCCCCTTGACGCGCCGTTGAAGACTTGAATACCTCCTCAttttggctttggctgaagcagtcacagagtgtaAATCTTGACTGTAGCTTGTGCCGTTCTGTGCGGTACCTGTGCGAGCCTCGAGCTTAGAACAGCGTAGTCACAGAATGCCGGAGGCATTAtacgactcacgactgccaAGCTTGGAAAGACGGTTTGGCGATTAAGTTGtgttaatcgtgaatcacgaatcgtgaattgcttGAGAGGAGCCTGAATCACCACGctccaatcgtgaatcgtgaatgatgccgcgtgctgctcatctcgcGTAAGACGCTTTTGTGACAGATCTGCGACGGCGAATCAGGAAATCAGCCTTACCGCACGTTGGCTGGTGAGCGGGTCgcgacactcacgactttaGGCGCTGCATGAGagaaattcacgatcatTGGCTTCGATTTAACTTGGAGCAGTTCGTGGCTATATTTGGGTGCAGCCCGCTCGGTGCTCCACGCTCAGCACAAGGTTCTGTGCCGCCGCTAAGTCACAACTCGGGCCTGTCTATACAAATTCAACACACATCGTGGCTAAGCACGAAGCAGGAAATACCCCAGCTTCCCTGTCGCCGACAGCGCGCGTAGGCGATTCGCGTGTGATTTTCGCTATTcgctattcgtgattcgtaattctGTGCGTCTCTGCAAAGTCCGCCCGCCGCCTGTGAACGACTTGGCGAGCGGCGACAAAACCATGAGAGCTGTTGAAAGTGTCCAGTTCTCGGTTGGGTTGATTGTCGGATAGGCCATCTTCAAACTTTGCCTAACCGTATTCCTTGGTTGGCGCCTTTCATCCGCGTCAGCGTCTGGTCTCGGATCCACCGACTTAGCGTTGTCGCCTCTGTtctcgatcttgcgctTTTGGCTGTCCCGCTTCCTACACTCAACCTCCCAACACAACTTGACCGGAACGAATCCAGCTTATTGTCGCGACTCGCTGTGTCGACGCTGTGTCTCGAGCATAACTTCTTCCACGCAGGAACGGTGCTTGTACACTAGCTCTCTTCGATCGTCGGCTCGACTCGAGGGCTCAATCTGTCAATCTGCCGTTGTCGTTATTGTACGCATCCTTCCGACCAGCCGATCTCACAGCCGTCTCACTTGCATTTCATATCGTTGACTGCCAATGAAGAAGTCGTCGTGCAACTAGAGCAAGCCTCGTATTGCGGCGTGTGCATGCACAGCAAGGCGGCCGAGTCTCACGAACACAGATCAAGCGCAACTTCAGCCCCCTTGACCTTCATCTTTGGGAGCTGCCGTTTCATTTCGTCGGTCCTCGTGCTTTCGTCCTCACGCCAAGAAGTCGCCCTGTCACCGGTGACGCCGCTATTGCCCACGCTCTCGTTGATTTCGCGCTGAGGTGCACGGACTGCTGCAGTGCAGCATCCTACGAAACCGTCTCAGAGAAGCTGCTGAGACGCGATCGGGTCGCATCCTGCGACTTTTATATCTGCGTCAGgagcgaggtggaaggCATCGTCGAGACCCACCCACTAGTTGCGTTTGGTGGAGTGGATTGTGAACTCTGGATCCTCGAAATTCGCAGGGCATTGTCTCCCAGCTCCTTGTggtctgcttcttcctgACCTATTATGGCGTCGTCCGAATCACCTCAATCGCCATCGGCGGACATGGACCAAGACGAGAAGCCGCGCGTATTTGTCGACGGACCCGGAGGCGCCGATACCAAACAGGGTGCCAAGATTGCCTGTCTCGAGTGTCGTTCGGCCAAAATCAAGT
Coding sequences:
- a CDS encoding putative dihydrolipoyl dehydrogenase; its protein translation is MISGLLSRSSVGPARAFQASTLPRVVSTLPRVHSRGLATGADPYDVVVIGGGPGGYVAAIKAAQLGLKTACVEKRGALGGTCLNVGCIPSKAMLNNSHLYHQAQHDFKSRGIDVGSISLNLETMLKAKSSAVTGLTKGIEGLFKKNKVDYLKGAGSFSSPTTIKVALNDGGETEIEAKNIIIATGSEVTPFPGIEIDEKQIVSSTGALELQKVPEKMIVIGAGVIGLEMGSVWSRLGAKVEVVEFLSTVGGAGIDGEIAKNFKKTLEKQGLKFRLGTKVIDAEKKDGKVYLNVEDAKSGDKTQLDADVVLVAIGRRPVTSGLNLEAVGIEKDERGRIIVDDQYNTTCKGVKCIGDATFGPMLAHKAEEEGIAAVEIIKSGHGHVNYAAIPAVVYTHPEVAWVGKNEEELKKEGVEYKVGKFPFLANSRAKTNADSDGTVKFLVEKETDKVLGVHIIGPNAGEMIASAVLAIEYQASAEDIARTCHAHPTLSEAFKEAAMASYSKAIHF